Proteins encoded together in one Planctopirus ephydatiae window:
- a CDS encoding efflux RND transporter periplasmic adaptor subunit, protein MSGEKAGSIIGWLWKIGRWLVLPVIGGGIVYQMNFAPVTVQGVSPTRQTIVSTVMGTGTLEARVSTTISPKIAGRISEVLADQGDTIEEGQLLVQLDDEELQQQVEIAQANLEASRAALQRLMADKNRAIAVFEQSKRHHARMQSLKEKNATTQEDVDRAVESLAVATADVNRAEAAITEGQKSLLAAEKTLEYHRARLADTIIKAPFGGIVVDRQREAGDIAVPGSAVLTVISTDILWISAWVDETEMSKLSVSQHARIAFRSQPDHDYPGTIIRLGKQADRETREFVVDVQVSKLPANWAVGQRAEVFIETQRQDNALTIPSSALHRRENEEGVFVIENGTAHWKAVTLGVRGRESVEVLEGLSESDVVLLVPTGQTVLTEGRRVRTP, encoded by the coding sequence ATGAGTGGCGAAAAAGCAGGATCGATAATTGGTTGGTTATGGAAGATAGGACGCTGGCTCGTCTTGCCGGTTATCGGGGGCGGTATCGTCTACCAGATGAACTTTGCGCCAGTGACCGTTCAAGGCGTCTCGCCAACACGTCAAACAATTGTGTCCACAGTGATGGGAACTGGCACTCTCGAAGCACGAGTTTCCACGACGATCAGCCCCAAAATAGCTGGGCGAATCAGTGAAGTTCTCGCCGATCAAGGGGACACGATTGAAGAAGGTCAGTTGCTTGTCCAACTCGACGACGAGGAACTTCAACAGCAGGTAGAGATCGCTCAAGCGAATTTGGAAGCGTCGAGGGCGGCGCTGCAACGCTTGATGGCGGACAAGAATCGGGCCATCGCTGTCTTCGAACAGTCAAAGCGGCATCATGCTCGTATGCAATCGCTCAAAGAGAAGAATGCGACGACTCAGGAAGATGTGGATCGAGCAGTTGAATCACTGGCGGTCGCTACAGCGGACGTGAATCGGGCGGAAGCCGCCATTACGGAAGGGCAAAAGTCACTGCTCGCAGCCGAGAAAACTCTGGAATATCACCGTGCAAGGCTGGCGGACACGATCATTAAAGCCCCTTTTGGCGGCATTGTCGTTGATCGACAGCGGGAGGCGGGCGACATCGCTGTCCCCGGCAGTGCAGTTCTGACTGTGATCTCCACCGATATTCTCTGGATTAGTGCGTGGGTCGATGAGACGGAGATGTCGAAGCTGAGCGTGAGCCAGCACGCCCGGATTGCCTTTCGCTCGCAGCCTGACCACGACTATCCGGGTACCATCATTCGACTTGGCAAGCAGGCAGACCGGGAGACTAGAGAATTTGTCGTTGATGTCCAAGTCTCTAAACTACCTGCGAATTGGGCAGTCGGCCAACGGGCAGAGGTCTTCATTGAGACTCAGCGGCAAGATAATGCTTTAACGATTCCGTCGTCTGCTCTGCACCGTCGAGAAAACGAAGAGGGCGTTTTTGTTATTGAGAATGGTACGGCTCACTGGAAAGCCGTGACGCTCGGTGTGAGGGGACGAGAATCTGTTGAAGTTCTTGAGGGACTTTCAGAGTCCGACGTTGTTTTACTGGTTCCGACTGGCCAAACGGTGTTGACCGAAGGACGCAGGGTTCGGACACCATGA
- a CDS encoding ABC transporter permease encodes MNLALKDIRHNLGRFALTTVGVGLLLMVVMGMGGIYRGVIEDATLLIDRVGADLWVVQRSTRGPFAEISRVPPNLVHRVQAVPGVRLAREFVYHTIQRERAGKPLRIAVMGLSWPVDKGEWLPLTAGRHLSQNHFEMIADESLRLPVGSQIELGKETYSIVGTTKNLISSNGDGIAFVTVQDAQAIQFDVPGEAVRLERASRETRGEEFEAAMKQPALLDNAGRPTGELPAVARPQLSAVMVTLGPGVYAEDVEEIIGGWSDVSVYTQDGQRELLLRGSVEKIKKQIGLFRVLLTIIAAIIMALILYTLTLDKIHSIALLKLIGAPNSVILGMILQQALLLGGIGFGIAYLLGQRVFPLFPRRVIITDGDVLQLALIVFGISVASSILGIWKAMRVSPNEALS; translated from the coding sequence ATGAACCTCGCTCTCAAAGATATTCGTCACAACTTGGGTCGCTTCGCCCTAACGACTGTGGGAGTTGGCCTGCTGTTGATGGTGGTGATGGGAATGGGAGGCATCTACCGAGGCGTCATTGAAGATGCCACCTTGCTCATCGACCGGGTGGGGGCCGATCTGTGGGTGGTTCAACGGAGTACTAGAGGACCGTTTGCCGAGATTTCCCGTGTGCCGCCGAATCTTGTGCATCGTGTGCAGGCAGTTCCCGGCGTCCGCCTAGCCCGTGAGTTCGTTTATCACACAATCCAGCGGGAGCGAGCAGGTAAGCCGCTGCGGATTGCGGTCATGGGACTGAGTTGGCCTGTTGACAAAGGTGAGTGGTTGCCGCTCACGGCGGGAAGGCATCTTTCGCAGAATCACTTCGAGATGATCGCCGATGAATCCCTTCGGCTTCCAGTGGGAAGCCAGATCGAACTCGGAAAAGAGACTTACAGCATTGTTGGCACCACGAAGAACCTCATCAGTTCCAACGGCGATGGGATTGCTTTCGTGACTGTGCAGGATGCTCAGGCAATTCAGTTCGACGTTCCCGGCGAAGCTGTTCGTTTGGAACGTGCATCCCGTGAAACACGTGGCGAAGAGTTCGAAGCCGCCATGAAGCAACCCGCACTCCTCGACAACGCTGGACGACCGACAGGGGAACTTCCCGCCGTTGCCCGCCCGCAATTGAGTGCTGTGATGGTCACGCTCGGTCCCGGTGTCTACGCCGAAGATGTAGAAGAAATCATCGGTGGATGGAGCGATGTCTCGGTGTACACGCAGGATGGTCAACGGGAACTATTGCTGCGAGGTTCCGTGGAGAAAATCAAAAAGCAGATTGGTCTGTTTCGTGTGCTTCTGACGATCATCGCCGCCATTATCATGGCTCTGATTCTGTACACGCTCACGCTCGACAAGATTCACTCGATTGCCCTGCTTAAACTGATCGGAGCGCCCAACAGTGTCATTCTGGGAATGATCTTGCAACAGGCGCTGCTGCTCGGCGGAATTGGATTTGGTATTGCCTATCTGCTGGGTCAGCGAGTCTTCCCGCTGTTTCCCCGTCGAGTCATTATTACCGATGGCGATGTTCTGCAACTCGCTCTCATCGTCTTCGGTATCTCAGTGGCTTCGAGCATATTGGGCATCTGGAAAGCTATGCGAGTCTCTCCCAATGAGGCTCTATCATGA